The sequence TAATGTGAATCTAATTTCCACAACTTGTGCCATGCACTTTGTAGAGTCTTAGTATTTCAATGCAATAGCCTTTTCATGCCAATTATGCCAATTTCTAAATTGTGCCCTTGCAGCACACCACCTTTAATTACAAATCCGTTTCTAATACATGGAAGTTGAACCTCTTTAACTTACCAATCATTACCTTTTCCTTATTTTCCATGTATACCTTGCATTTGATGTATTCCTGTTAGTCATGTTTCCTCTATTTCCAGTTTCATTCTCTTCTACATTGAACATTTAGCGTCTCTTCTCAGAAAATAGGTGTTCAGACCTATTTCTTTTATGAAAgacaattttttaaatattttttatcatttttcagTTACTTCACTCTAATGTTCACTTCGATTTGGTAATTTGCAAGTGTGTACTATTTAGTATTTACTCTTCCTTGTGCCTTTATAACATAAGAACATTCTTATTCACTATGATCTACCAAAATTAATGGTAATATAGAGCATTGCATGTAACAAGACGAGATTATGTGAGGCTCATAATTCATACTTATAATCCATCTACTTGCATACAAGCTCTCCACAGTCTTAGATGACATCCCACACCATTTTGCCGATCCGCACAATGCCTGAAGATATAGAGACAATAAAACGTACCACGAGCATTTTTCAGATCTTGTAAGGAGTTGCCTCCTTATATTCAGAGGAAAAAATGGTGTAAAACTTGTGAGTAATTCAAACCACCAAGCTGCAATAGTCAAACCCACAAAAACCTGGGAAAATCTGGCTAGTTTAAAAAAAAAGGAATCTCAGGAGTTACAAAAAACCTTGAAGTTAACTTGCAAAGTATTGAATAACTCTTATTCCCAACTTTTCTGATGAATGTTTCATCTTTTTTAATGTTTTCTGGGTTTTTCCCATTTAAAACTTTGGTAAATAGAATTCTATTTTCCTTTTACGACCATAAAATTAGAATGTTACTAGCCCAGAGGCATCATACTTTCATAGTGTTATGGTTTGTTGGCACAATCCTTTTTAAACTCAAGTTAACCTTGTCATTCTAATGAGTGGAGGCaagattgatgttgatgccttgaatgtcTAAATTTGTTTGTCTTGAAGTATGCTCCCCCCAAACTCAATTATGCAGAGAAAATGACAGTTGCAACATTCAAAATTTCCTCAATGGCCGTGTTTTGGATAAGGCATGAGGATTGTTGTGAACTGTTTAGAATGTGGAACTAGTTTGTGAAAGCAAATTGTTCTGTGTTATACTCTATTAAACACTATGATGACTGGTACATTAAGTGGAAACAATTGTATGGATGTTGGGATTAGTTTGTTCAAGTTAATTGATTATATTCATGCTCTATTGAGACTCCAAGTTGGCATTTTGAGATGTCATCACTAAAACCTGGAACTAATGCAATGATTTGAGGCTCTATTGAGGAATTTTCTTTTGtcaaagcttgtggcaaacaaaacATTGGAAAGAAGTTTAAAGACTCCAAGAATGTTAGACTTGAGAGTCTAGGAGGTAGTCTCAATGCAACAACCCGGACCATGCCGACAATACCAAACATCTTTACTGCTATAGAAGTACAAATCCAACAAGAAGTCTCAAGAAAAGTCAAGCATTGTGAGTATCGCAAGACTACAAAGTACCCACATGGCATGACAAATTTCATGCTACAAAATATATTTAACTGTTAACATAAGTCATGCTACAAATTAAATGATGAATCTGAACTATTTTGATGACgcctttttatgttttcttttgtcTTGCAGATAATTTGTGGAAGATTGCAGTTCTAACCAGTATGTCTTCTTTGGGGACTTCCAAGGGGATCCTTGAGGTAGTGAAGTTTGGGGTCTATGTTACAGTTCCAATTTTCCTCATGTATGCAGTTGCCAACAACTCTGACACTATGCAGAAATTAATGAAAAATGTAAGTTATGATTCTCCCTTTACTCCTATATGTGTTGAAATGTCTTTCTCAAATATTGATAAGCTAAAATGCCTTTCATATGTCAATTAGCCATTTAGTTCATTCAGAAATAGGTGTAATCTATGATAAGATATTTACATAGACAAATTGGAAAATCTTTATGATATTGAGTTCTCTTTATTTCCTTCCTAGATATTGTAGTCCCATAATAGATAAGGATATAGATATGACTGGTTGACCTATCAAATATGAAATCTAAGCAGTATCCCatgaaaattcaaaataaacaaaataaatttgcTCAAAATAATTGCAATGAGAAAGAAAATGAATCAATGTGAATAGTAAAAATGTTATCTTCTCACAAACAATGCTTATCTTTAAATTGTCTGTTGCTGGGAAATTTCTGTTGTAGATTTCCCATGTTTGGTGGTTTTTGTGTGCACACTTAAACAAAGAAAGAGACTTATATGCACATACATAAGTATAATTGTAGATGCatgcatgcacacatacatatagtATCTTGACCATATTCATAGCAGATGCCATACTTATATTGGATActtgtatccatatgcatatacaTGCAATTTGCCAGATTGCTCACCCTTTGTCCTCCTAATGTGGATGAGCTGCCCATCCTTGCTCCTCTTATGTCAAGGGAGTGCCTAAACACCCTTGACCTTGGCAAGCCAAAACTAAGCTGTTTGCCATTAgtcagtcctcaatctccttgctaACTACTGAAACTAAACTACCAAAATCACAAGTTGTAGTACAAGTAAATGATGGGAATCATAATTCACATAGAGAAAATACTTGAGTATAGAAATTGATTATTTATTTCAAAGGTTGTGTTCAATCCAATGTAAGCAGTATGGGGAGGACATGTCATAAAAATTGGTGGCCTTATGGCTTACCCCAACAGCAGATGTGTTTTTTGAAGGATCGACAGTTGTTGGTTAAGACTCATTGTTGGTCTAGTTGTCTGCAACCACCACATAACTTGCACTACTGAAGTTATCGTTATAACAACACAATTAAGTTGGTGTAGCATGTATTAACATAACATGGTACAGTTTCCATTATCCTCCCACAAAAGAAAAATCAGAGAGCCATCTGCCACAACCtatgaacaaaaatagatgcaagtatCAAAGAAGGGCTAAGGAAGAAGACATCTTTAGAGGTACATTGGCTCTATTCAACCGTGATGAGCCAGTCCCAATAGATAAACTATTAAGGAGTAAATTAGTTTCTTGATGACTGGTCATACAGCTGAGTTTGAATCCCTGACAATGATGCCAGATGAAAGCTACTGAAATTACACACAGTAAGTGATAAGAATCATTATTTAGATAGAGAACAATTGCATGTGAATATAGAAGTCAATTCATTATTCTAAAGGTAGTGTTCAATACAATGAAAGTGATATAGGGAGGACTTTTCATGTGAATCAGCGCCCTTACCTCGAGGACTGGTATGCTTTTTGAAGGACCAATGATTGTTAGTTAAGATAACCTTTGGTTTAACTATTTGTAACCACCATATAACTTACACTATTGAAGCTAACAATTTCAACAACAAAACTGAATTGGTATAGTATGTATTACCATAACATTGTACGGTATACACTACCAATGTTAGATGAGTCCCTATCCCTCCCATGTTGAGGGAGTGCTTCAAAGTCCTTGATTTTGACAAGTAAAAAATCAAGCGTTTTTCTATTTCTCACTCATTGATCTATCAATTGAGTGCAGCCCTAAAGGCCTTCTTGTCATTTGAGTACCTAAAGATCCTCAATTTTGGCAAGACAAAATTGACTGGTTCTCCATTTCTCATCTTTTACCCTATTGATTGAGCCCTTCAACCTCCTATGTTACATGAGGGCCCTCAAATTTGGCAAGCTGACTATAAAATTGAGTGATTCACAATCATTCATCCCTTATCAtccttttgttggatgaatgttttgCCATCACTCACTGTCTTGATTTTGGCAAGCCAACTATAAAATTGAGCAATTCACAATTGCTCACTCATTGTGCTAGTGTTGGACAAGTTTCTTGTTCTCCTTGCATCAGACATGTTCCTCTTTCTATTGAACATGTCCTTACCCCTTTACATTAGAGTGCCTAAAGGCCCTTATCTATAACTCACCCTAAATGCCCTCAATTTTGGCATCCTAAAATAGCTTCAAGTTGATTTCTGTTGCTCACCCCTTAAGTCATCAGTCACCTTTGTTGGGTTAGTGCTTGAAGGCACACCTTGAGGTTTCCTCTCTCTATTTGGTCAAGCTTTTCCTTCTCCATCCTTGTTGGGAGAGTGTCTAAAGGCACTTTGTTCTCATTGGTTGAGGTTTTCCCTTTGTTGATGAAGGGCTTGACTTTCTAGTAGGAAAGGTCTTCTTCTCTTGATTGGCCCAATGAGAAAAAATGCCCCCAAACAAAGCAAGGGCAAAGCgtttcttcttttttttcctaGAAAAGGAGGTTGAGAGGGAGGAGGGTCATTATGAAGAGCACATGATTATACTAAGAAGGGGGGAAGGGGGTTGGTGGGTTGTGATGTCCtcttctagttgacatctgtcaactgagtagattagcctatcactgaccctcgtaggctgatgaggttgggtAGAGGGTCCTCCAGAGTTTGATTCACCATCTACAGAGCGAGCACTCCAGGTCTGGTTTTCGTTTGAGGTCTCTAGGACTccgtttgagatactttctatttttagcagtcctgctaTTTATAGCTAGTAGGTTGGGCAAGGACAAATTATGGTTTGGCAGTCTCCAGTTCAGACGGCAAGGATTTTTGATgaatacttagagagatattaatatttaattattttaattaaatattaaatggcaaactttaatgttttaatgttttaaaagtcactttaagttataacttaagtgagggtctatttctcatcagatggggcCAGTTTTATATTAAagggaaaatgatttatttttttgacacttcaatagtcaaacttaaataataaaagttaaaacattattaaaggccaaatcgcacctttcttgggaatcgcgccaaccctaaatggagatgattaaagaagattttaggtcttctttcAGGATGTTGAGTTTGGATAATTTGATTTGGAGCTCTGAGAGGAGTTTTGGCCAAGGGTTTCAGCAGAAGATTCTTCTGCAGTGATCAGGGGTATCGGTGCAGGAAAACGTGGGATTCTTGTGCAGCAACATCAGAGGTTGTGAAATATCAGCTGATTTTGCTTTCAGTTGGTTTTATCCAGAAACCAAGATTGGGCAGATTGGAAAGGGGtttattaatttttatgcaaaagattgatTGCAGCCGCAGAGTCAGAACAGAGGCAGGAATAAGTGTGTGACAGATGGGGGTTTTGTGCATGTACAGCTTGCTGATCTGCCATACCTTTCTTCCTTGAAAGGGTACGATTTTGCTGGGGTGGAGtccaaaaattccaaaacaaaTGCCAGAAGGGACGCCTTGCCAATGTCTTTCCATCAGGCTAACATGCGAGTATTTCGGGTCAGTTTAAAATAAATTGCAGCTTGCTGTCATAAAATCTGTGTATGACCAGCAATAGGAAAATAAGGGTTTTAACAGAATATACTGGTATTTATCAGTTCTTCTCTAGCTTGTTGTTATTTTCTATTTGAGTATTAATAAATGATGAACGGATGTAATGAGGGTTTGATCAGTGTTGTTGAATATAAATTGATTTCCAACAAATACCATTAGTTGCTTTTTGTTCTTAAGATTGTCAAAATTCTAGTTGCTGTCATTATTTGCAAAGAACACACTTGAAACGCAACAGGTTCAACAAAACAATAGTTGTCTCAGTTGAGGagagctaaatcctgccatcctAAGGGTTTAGCAATTACATGCAGTTGCAGGAAACGGGTTCACACAAGTATTACACATGCAGCAGAGCCTTTCGTGAAGGAGAACAGAGTCTTAACAGGCAATCAGATACCATGGGTGAAAGGCATACAGGCAGCCCAACTAGAGGTCACAGAGCTGAGGATGAGGAGACAAGAGAATTCTTTAGGAATATGGCCACTGGGCAGCAGCAGGTTGCTTAGGCTTTCCAGGCACTCACCAACATGATGGAGCGCATGAATCCTCCAAACCGAAACAATCAAGAACCAGAGGACAATAGGAGTGTAGCCAATATTCCTAGACCTCACAGGGTAGCTACACGCACAATTGACAGGCCTTCAAGGCCTAATTTCTTGGTAGAAGAACCTGAGGATGTTGCCAGAGTTGAGGCAGAACCTGTCTTTGTTGATAATGTTATGACAGTACATGATGAGTGGAGTCTTCTTCCACCTGATGTGAGGTAAAATCTGAATTTTGATTAGTTCATGAGGCAAAAACGGGAGGTAGAGAGAAACAGGCAAGAGAGGAGGCCTTGTTTCCAACATAGAGATCTTGAGTTTGCCACAAGCAAGCTCACTCTACCCTATTATGATGGTAGCGGTGCAGTTACAGCTAGATCTTGGATCCATAAACTTGATACATACTTCACACTGAGACCCATGATTGAAAGGGATGCAATTAAGTTTGCAACCTTACACTTGGACGGTACTGCACATGAGTGGTGGCATAATGGACTCATCACTCTCCAACATGATGAGATTACCACCTACCAGGAGTTCGCTGATTTGTTAGTAGAGAGGTTTGATAAGAAAGACCCTGAGTCATACTTCCGGGAGTTAGCACAGTTGAAACAAACAAGGAACTTGGAGTTGTATGTTTCAGAGTTTTTGAAGCTGTCATGCATGGTAAATAACATGTCAAATCAGCGATTAGTAGTTTTGTTTATAGAGGGACTCATGGAGCCTTTGAGAGGTTGGGTAAAGGCATTTGATCCCCCAACACTTCTACTCGCCATTAAAAAGGCACGGAGTATTGATGTGACAGCCACTCAAAATAAATTTGGGACAAAAGGGTCAACATCTTTCAAAGATAATAGGAATTTCAGCAAAGGGAAagaaaaatcagactttagaaatggTTACAAGCCAAAGCCAGCAGCCCCTCCCTTAGATCGGGAGACACTTAACGATTTAAGGCAAAAGAAACTCTGTTTTTATTGCAAAGGTCCATATGATGCCAACCATGACTGTCCTTTGAGGCCTAAGGGCAG is a genomic window of Cryptomeria japonica chromosome 7, Sugi_1.0, whole genome shotgun sequence containing:
- the LOC131030103 gene encoding uncharacterized protein LOC131030103; this encodes MSSLGTSKGILEVVKFGVYVTVPIFLMYAVANNSDTMQKLMKNHSYVVYPPEGPRPPSLEEMREWEQKNKNK